A stretch of DNA from Salmo trutta chromosome 12, fSalTru1.1, whole genome shotgun sequence:
ATCAGTGTCTTATCCAAAAGAACAGGCTGCCCCAGACTCATATAATTTTTCTCTTGATTCTAACCTTAATTTAGAGCACTAAAGGTCACTTGACTCTCCACATGATCTCCCTGACCTGGAGGATGTGAATGTTGAAGCTCCAGACAGCACCTGCATCTTGTTCTCTCAGATACATTGCATACCACACACAATGAAAGAGGAAGAACCTGAGAGAATGTATTCTCTATTGTCTGACAGCTGTCTGCTGCATGCTATTTGTCAGGTGCACCTGAGAGATGaccctctgacccctgacctgctCCTGATCCTAAAGTTCACATTACAAACAAGGAGGGTTTTCCATCTGTCAAAATGACAACTTGTACTTGTAAATCACAAACGTTTACCTGCTGATCATACAATTAATTTAATTTTGCAAGGATGGTCACGGGAGACTAGATCCTCATAAATAAGCCACATTAAACCTTGCCGTTGTCAGGTTCGCTGTCAGCATGCGTCACGTTATCCTATTTGCTCAGGTGATACTGTTTGCTTTTGGCACGAGTCATTCTCGTGCCGAATTCCTTTGAGCATATTTTACTCTCAGTGGGCCTCTGTGTCGTCTGAGTTAACTCGTTTTCTAGACGAATGTCGCTCGTATCAATTTTACGCACAAGCTGGGGCAAGTTGTACTGTTAggggggccagttacattagacgttattgttgtcatatcgttttcttcactgcattgcaggcattagtaggcaaaagaccatgttcataatcattccacaatttatttgcattttctgtctaataacggatgtaaaaaaagaacgatagcaaaaattagttatgtaaaaattatttcatactccacatttaggggggccacaagggggtccaaaattgttgtcacagcccccccccctccccccagaaccgctagtgccaCTAGTTGGTCAGAAGGTTCAAATCAACGTATCATATCGTGGTGTAGATGTACTGTAGATCGAATTGCACTCTACATGTTCTTCCTTACTATGGGTCATATTAGCTGGCTATCCCGGCGTAAAAACCCTTTTAAAAACCCAGTACGTACATTTGACGAAGGGAAAGGACATCATAAGATATTCTAGTTTCATTTACAGCACAATTAAAATGATCATTACTCCCTACTCGGAAATTACGATATGAAACGATGATTTGAACCTTCTGACCAACTAGTGCGTCAGACGGCGCCTCACTGTCTGATTCATATCGCGTGATTTCTGATGATTGTTCTCTATTATATCGATTGATTGGTTCTGTATGGGGTGAAACTGGGCACATTATCCCATTGGAcaaacactggttgaatcaatgttggttacacgtcatttcaatgaaattacgtttaACAAACGTGGAAAATACATTAATGTAAGTATGTACCCGTGGGATTACAGGtgacccagtcacacacacacacacagacacacacacagtaacggtCGCAGCCTGGTGTCATATTTGTCACCTCAGAGTGATATGTGTTGGCTGTTTTATTTGAGTCCACCTCGGATTCTCTTGTGTAATCATGGCGATGCGCGTGGATGCCTCATGGACAGAAAGAGCGGCCACCTAGGGCAGgcctatatatacagtatatatagcacAAATGTATGAAAGCCTACTTTTTCTTTCTGAAGTCATAACGCTAAGGACTCTATAGGACTGGAAACTTCAGCGACACTTAAATTAGTCTCCTCACACTCTATAGCTATTTGAGGCTCAGGGCGCACTTGAAGGCAGAAGCGCTTTGAAGCGCAACGGTAACATCTGGCATCCCGACTCCAGGAAACTACTGCAAAGACGGACAAGGACGGTGACCTGTGTGGCCAGACATGGAAGAACTTGCTCGTGAGAGTATCAGCCTGTTGGCGAGATCTGCGTCGCACGCGGATCCCCCACGGCTCGGTTCGTTCGGTGCCATCTTCATCATGCTCAAATCTGCCCTAGGCGCGGGACTGCTTAACTTCCCGTGGGCTTTCGAGAAGGCGGGAGGAGTCAATAAAGCCATCAGCGTTGAAATGGTAAGCGCAATCAAAAATCAAGAACCAAAATATTGTTCTAAAAGAAAGAGTAAAGTAATAAaacagaaaaacattttttttgtccacaCAATCAAGAAATGTGCTGTAACTTGGTGTCAATTCAATCAAACATGCACTATGGGAAATCTGTGGAAGTCATAGCACCCTTGCACCTTGTTGCACCCTTCATTAAAGTCAAAATTAGTTTACTTCATCCTGTTAATACTTACATGTTCTCatattagtttgtgtgtgtgtcacggtgGTGGACATCTGGCATATTGTGCAAATGCCAGATGGTCTGGTCCATTTCTAGCCCAGTGGGCCTGTTtgcttgttttttgttgttgcacaaAATGATCATTAACTGGCTAATAATGGGTGCCTCGAGAAAAAAATAGGCCAGTGTTTTAGAAATGCCAGGactgatttctggtcccagtctgcCCCTGTGTATGTGTGATGGCCTGTGTGAGGCCGCATACACCCATGGCCTAGGCCTGCTTTGTTGAATTTCCTCTCCTTGGTGTGAATGAGATGCATCTTTTCACAGGCTAACTCTAATGAAGGGCTCATGGGTCAGGAGCCAGGCAGGCGCCCATGCATGTATACTGTAATATCAGCAGTACCCACCACGAaggcctgcctgtgtgtgtatttgtgtttcttTCTGTATGTGTCTGATGGGTGAATGATTTACTCCATCAGGGCTACGACACACAATTAGTCTAGTGGTTTCCATCTCACTGTATCATTGATGGGGAACATGGTTTGCATTTAAATTGCCAAGGGTGAGCTCCCTGTCAAACTTCTAGCACTTATCCAAACAGTTTTAGGGAGGAAAttcagggaggaagggagaataGCACTGGAACCGTTTACGTGCTCAGACATAATGATATCTGTACTGCAAAACACTCTCCTTCAACCCCGACCCCCACCCCCAGGTGTCACTGGTGTTCCTGATCAGCGGATTGATCATCCTGGGCTATGCTTCGTCCATCAGCAGAAAGAATACCTATCAGGACGTGGTGCGAGAGGTGTGTGGGGGGGCCATCGGCCAGCTGTGTGAGGTCTGCTTCTGCTTCAACCTCTTCATGATCTCTGTGGCCTTCCTGGTGGTGGTGCAGGACCAGCTAGACAAACGTGAGTGATAACCTCCAGACCAGCATTGGCACAGCATCACGTCGTTCACACAATGGCCCCGTAGCCACAGTTAGAAATGGATGCGGTTAGCTGATATACCGATAGAACCACCAACGTCCTGAAAATGTTTTAATGTGTATCTATGAGTGTTTTCTGTatgtgttccagtgtgtgtgtctctgtatgagACGGTGACGGGGTCCTTTGAGGGCGAGATACCGTACCACTGGTACATGGACCAACGGTTCCACCTCTTCATCATGTGCCTCAtcttcatcctccctctctccatccccaaaGAGATTGGCATCCAGAAATACACCAGGTGTGTCGGTTGGAGCGGGGGTGCTTGTCTGTGTAATATgttgtgcatgtctgtgtgtgtttgaattgGGACACTTCATGGTTATTCAGACCCCCtatttcccctctctttctttgaCTCTTTGACTCTCTGTATCACTCAGTGTGCTGGGCACTCTGGCTGCTACATATCTCTGTGTGGCTGTCATTGTCAAATACTACATGATGGACGAACATTCAGCCGTCATTACCCCAGAGCACAGTGAAGGGTCAGTGAGTGTATGAGttggtttgtgtgagtgtgtgtatgtatgtgcatgtgtgtttgtgtgcatgtgtttctTCGGCAGGTATGAGTATACTTGTGCATATGATGTGTGTGATAATCTGTTATTCCCTGTCTTCTATGTTTTCTAGAAAAGATTCATGGGCATCAATGTTCAGCGTCGTTCCCACCATCTGTTTTGGCTTCCAGGTACAGAACAATCTTTTAACTGTTTGAAGTTTGGAGACAGTATCTGTACTATAGGGTTATGCattttgcttgtgtgtgtgttacactgcTACAACACCTATACTCTGTTTGTGTATTATTAGTATGTatatgaatgtgtgtttgtgtgttgtagtGCCATGAGGCCTGTATAGCCATCTACAGCAGCATGGAGAACAAGAAGCTCTCCCATTGGGTGATCATCTCTGTGATCTCTATGTTCTTCTGCCTGCTCATCTACACCCTTACAGGTGAGCTGGCCTGTCAGTCATGGCATGGTCCCTCCTTCTTTGAAGTAAATCACTGATAAAAGTGGTTGGATGGTTTTAGCGTTGAGCAGTGAATACCTCAAGGAAAGAAGGATGGATTTAAGGATGCAAGGAAGTATTCAAACAGGACTTGATGTCCAGCTGTTTAGTGCATTGTGGGAGCTGTCAGGCTGTCAGTCatatctctttctctgttcttAGGTATCTTTGGCTTCCTGACGTTTGGGCGCACAGTGGCGGCTGATATTCTGATGTCATATCCTGGAAATGATGTGGTCATGATCATTGCCAGACTGCTATTTGGAATATCAATCATCACCATCTATCCAATTATACTTCTGTTGGGAAGGTAGGGCCCCACTTGGACAGCACAAGcggttgtttctgtgtgttaccaTGTAACTGAGTCTGTGTATATACATTTATGTTCATTGCATAGGTCTGTCATTCTGGACCTGATGTTGCGAATTCGTCGCCGTCGGCGCGGTGGGGTCACACATTCGTTTGAGAACCAATGCAGAGTGATTCTGACTGTCATCTGGATCACAATCACCCTCCTCATCGCCATGTTCGTCCCTGACATGAGTGAGGTCATCAGCGTTATCGGAGGAATCAGTGCCTTCTTCATCTTTATCTTTCCTGGTAtgaaacaaagtgtgtgtgtgtgtgtgtgtgtgtgtatgtaggcatGTGTCTGAGGTTGTTTGTGTCTCACAAGCCTTCCTGTGTTGAGCTGATCCTGTGTTTGTGTAAAACTTGTGTCAACTAACATTGAGATGTGTGTTGCAGGGCTTTGCCTGGTATTCACTATGCAGTCAGAGCCTGTGTCGCCCAGAGTCAGGTGAGTGGAGTAGTTTGAAGTTATGAGATCACCTGGTGGTTTTGAATTGAATCACAAACTGCCCACAAAACATGAGTTAAATTGCATACTATTGCATTACTATTGTAAACATTCATGAATGTACCTGATTCCACCCATTTCTTCCTCttttgtccctctgtctctctctctccctgtctgcagGGTAGTGTGCACTGTGTGGGGTGTGATTACTGTAATTGTTGGAGCCTTCATTTTGGGACAGAGCACTACCATTGCCATTATGGAGATCTTCCACAAATTGTGATAACCATCACCATCAGAACCACCAAATCACCAACACTGTCATCTGTCATTATCA
This window harbors:
- the LOC115203132 gene encoding putative sodium-coupled neutral amino acid transporter 8 isoform X2, with the protein product MEELARESISLLARSASHADPPRLGSFGAIFIMLKSALGAGLLNFPWAFEKAGGVNKAISVEMVSLVFLISGLIILGYASSISRKNTYQDVVREVCGGAIGQLCEVCFCFNLFMISVAFLVVVQDQLDKLCVSLYETVTGSFEGEIPYHWYMDQRFHLFIMCLIFILPLSIPKEIGIQKYTRKDSWASMFSVVPTICFGFQCHEACIAIYSSMENKKLSHWVIISVISMFFCLLIYTLTGIFGFLTFGRTVAADILMSYPGNDVVMIIARLLFGISIITIYPIILLLGRSVILDLMLRIRRRRRGGVTHSFENQCRVILTVIWITITLLIAMFVPDMSEVISVIGGISAFFIFIFPGLCLVFTMQSEPVSPRVRVVCTVWGVITVIVGAFILGQSTTIAIMEIFHKL
- the LOC115203132 gene encoding putative sodium-coupled neutral amino acid transporter 8 isoform X1, with protein sequence MEELARESISLLARSASHADPPRLGSFGAIFIMLKSALGAGLLNFPWAFEKAGGVNKAISVEMVSLVFLISGLIILGYASSISRKNTYQDVVREVCGGAIGQLCEVCFCFNLFMISVAFLVVVQDQLDKLCVSLYETVTGSFEGEIPYHWYMDQRFHLFIMCLIFILPLSIPKEIGIQKYTSVLGTLAATYLCVAVIVKYYMMDEHSAVITPEHSEGKDSWASMFSVVPTICFGFQCHEACIAIYSSMENKKLSHWVIISVISMFFCLLIYTLTGIFGFLTFGRTVAADILMSYPGNDVVMIIARLLFGISIITIYPIILLLGRSVILDLMLRIRRRRRGGVTHSFENQCRVILTVIWITITLLIAMFVPDMSEVISVIGGISAFFIFIFPGLCLVFTMQSEPVSPRVRVVCTVWGVITVIVGAFILGQSTTIAIMEIFHKL